The Armatimonadota bacterium genome has a segment encoding these proteins:
- a CDS encoding histidine triad nucleotide-binding protein yields the protein MTDCVFCRIGSREIPASVAWEDEEFLAFQDLNPMAPVHVLVIPKQHIATLMEITDVGLLGRAMLAVQQVARVLGISEHGFRVVANIGDDGGMTVGHLHFHLLGGRQMHWPPG from the coding sequence ATGACCGATTGCGTTTTCTGCCGCATAGGCTCCCGGGAGATTCCGGCTTCCGTCGCGTGGGAAGACGAGGAGTTCCTGGCATTTCAAGACCTCAACCCGATGGCCCCGGTGCACGTGCTGGTAATTCCCAAACAGCATATCGCCACGCTGATGGAAATCACCGATGTCGGGCTGTTGGGGCGTGCGATGCTGGCGGTACAGCAGGTTGCGCGGGTGCTCGGCATATCGGAGCACGGTTTCCGCGTCGTGGCGAACATCGGTGACGATGGCGGCATGACTGTGGGGCACCTGCATTTCCACCTGTTGGGTGGTCGACAGATGCATTGGCCGCCCGGCTAG
- a CDS encoding PD40 domain-containing protein → MTFQGVHGAHGCDQQYVMRTDGSGMRRISNGLGRTTCGWWLAGDRRILFSSTFASDPHCPRKPDMSQGYVWPVYPTYCIYSVKPNGSDLKRLFPRTLRPGELPGYNAESVVSPDGMRITFTSSRGGDLDVWVMNVDGTHAKQLTHALGYNGGPWWSPDGKRIVYRAYHPKGAAAVAEYKRLLAKHLVRPTTLDLFVMNADGSHNVQVTHDRAANIANFAPTWSPDGKWLVFASNRADKQRMRFDLWRIRPNGSGLERLTWGGFFDAFPCFSPNGKQIAWISARGAKQPDETNVFIADWRP, encoded by the coding sequence TTGACCTTTCAGGGTGTTCACGGAGCGCATGGCTGCGATCAGCAGTATGTAATGCGCACCGACGGCTCCGGTATGCGCCGCATAAGTAATGGACTTGGCCGCACCACATGTGGCTGGTGGCTTGCCGGAGATCGGCGCATCCTGTTTTCCAGCACATTTGCGTCGGACCCACACTGCCCGCGCAAGCCCGACATGTCCCAGGGATATGTTTGGCCCGTTTACCCAACTTACTGCATCTATTCGGTAAAGCCCAATGGATCCGACTTGAAGCGTCTGTTCCCACGCACTTTGAGGCCCGGCGAGCTGCCTGGCTATAATGCCGAATCGGTGGTATCGCCCGATGGAATGCGGATCACCTTCACCAGCAGCCGCGGCGGTGACCTGGACGTCTGGGTGATGAATGTGGATGGAACGCATGCCAAACAGCTCACACATGCGCTGGGTTACAATGGCGGGCCATGGTGGTCACCCGACGGTAAGCGCATCGTTTATCGCGCTTATCATCCGAAGGGCGCCGCTGCCGTGGCCGAATACAAGCGCCTTCTGGCAAAACACCTCGTGCGACCTACCACGCTCGATCTTTTTGTGATGAACGCCGACGGCAGCCATAATGTACAGGTAACCCATGACCGCGCGGCGAATATCGCCAACTTTGCGCCGACCTGGTCGCCGGACGGCAAATGGCTTGTGTTCGCAAGTAATCGGGCAGATAAGCAGCGGATGCGTTTTGACTTGTGGCGCATCAGGCCGAATGGCTCCGGGCTGGAGAGGCTGACATGGGGCGGATTCTTCGATGCGTTTCCATGCTTCAGTCCGAACGGTAAACAGATCGCCTGGATCTCTGCGCGGGGAGCAAAACAGCCGGATGAAACGAACGTCTTTATAGCGGATTGGAGACCCTGA
- a CDS encoding mismatch-specific DNA-glycosylase, with translation MSICSDRVDLPDLLPDYLTVGLGVVFVGSAPGMAAAAQGHYYAGTRNRFWSLLHETGFTDRELRPEDDERITRYGIGLTGLMKYIAIHANADLPPPPAADKQKLCDKLATYRPDVICFNGKDVYQMCSGTPASSWGLQRERFADRPAFVVVSTSGRADAWSADRRYLFHELRALVTLPQVDYSATAMR, from the coding sequence TTGAGCATTTGCTCTGATCGAGTTGACCTGCCTGACTTACTGCCAGACTATCTGACTGTTGGGCTCGGAGTGGTTTTTGTAGGGTCCGCTCCCGGCATGGCCGCCGCGGCACAGGGCCACTACTATGCCGGAACCCGCAACCGGTTCTGGTCACTCCTCCACGAGACCGGGTTTACCGATCGCGAGCTCCGCCCTGAGGATGACGAGCGCATTACCCGGTACGGCATTGGCCTTACCGGCCTGATGAAGTACATCGCCATCCACGCCAACGCCGATCTGCCGCCGCCGCCTGCTGCCGATAAGCAGAAACTCTGCGACAAGTTGGCAACGTACCGGCCCGACGTAATCTGCTTCAACGGCAAGGATGTGTACCAGATGTGCTCCGGCACACCCGCGTCGTCCTGGGGATTGCAGCGCGAACGGTTCGCGGACCGTCCGGCGTTTGTTGTTGTGAGCACTAGCGGACGAGCCGACGCGTGGTCGGCGGACCGGCGCTACCTGTTTCACGAGTTACGGGCGTTGGTCACCCTGCCGCAGGTGGACTATTCTGCGACGGCGATGCGGTAG